One stretch of Pyramidobacter piscolens W5455 DNA includes these proteins:
- a CDS encoding M24 family metallopeptidase translates to MNQRRIDKIMDSLKEAGLTQALLSDPFSLTYVTGDNFRPGERFLALLLREGQKPALFLNRLFFAPHVAPGNIVPYDDTERGALKALPLIDRSRPLGVDKKMPAEFLLELQQRNAASGYVNASPCVDHVRACKDAEEIALMVRASQMNDQAMLALRERVREGVTEIGLADELAGIYRELGADGLSFPSIVSFGANAADPHHSPDGTVLKPGQCVLFDIGCVKDGYCSDMTRTYYFKTVGAKDLEIYEITRRANESAEAAMKPGVRYCDLDGIARKVIADAGYGPYFTHRLGHSIGQQGHEWGDVSSANTERVRPGNVFSCEPGIYLPGETGVRIEDLCLITETGVQILNRVPKELQIIE, encoded by the coding sequence ATGAATCAGCGGCGAATCGACAAAATCATGGACAGTCTGAAGGAAGCGGGGCTTACGCAGGCCCTGCTGAGCGATCCTTTCTCGCTGACCTACGTGACCGGCGACAACTTCCGTCCCGGCGAACGTTTTCTGGCGCTTCTGCTGCGCGAGGGGCAGAAGCCGGCACTGTTTTTGAACCGGCTGTTCTTCGCTCCCCATGTGGCGCCGGGGAACATCGTCCCCTACGACGACACAGAGCGCGGCGCGCTCAAGGCGCTGCCCCTGATCGACCGTTCCCGGCCGCTGGGCGTCGACAAGAAAATGCCTGCCGAGTTCCTGCTCGAACTTCAGCAGCGAAACGCCGCTTCCGGCTATGTGAACGCTTCTCCCTGCGTGGATCATGTGCGCGCCTGCAAGGATGCCGAGGAGATCGCCCTGATGGTGCGCGCCTCGCAGATGAACGATCAGGCCATGCTGGCACTCCGTGAGCGAGTCCGCGAAGGCGTGACGGAGATCGGGCTGGCCGACGAACTGGCCGGCATCTACCGCGAGCTGGGCGCCGACGGCCTCTCGTTCCCGTCGATCGTCAGCTTCGGCGCCAACGCTGCCGATCCGCACCACTCGCCCGACGGCACCGTGCTGAAGCCGGGGCAGTGCGTGCTCTTCGACATCGGCTGCGTCAAAGACGGCTACTGTTCCGACATGACGCGCACCTATTACTTCAAAACGGTCGGCGCCAAAGACCTCGAAATTTACGAGATCACGCGCCGCGCCAACGAGTCCGCGGAAGCGGCGATGAAGCCCGGCGTGCGTTACTGCGATCTGGACGGCATCGCCCGCAAAGTGATCGCCGACGCCGGATACGGACCGTATTTCACGCACCGTCTCGGACATTCCATCGGCCAGCAGGGGCACGAGTGGGGCGACGTGAGCAGCGCCAATACGGAACGGGTCAGGCCGGGGAACGTTTTTTCCTGCGAGCCGGGCATCTACCTTCCCGGCGAGACGGGCGTGCGCATCGAAGATCTGTGCCTGATCACCGAGACGGGCGTACAGATCCTCAATCGGGTTCCCAAGGAGCTTCAGATCATCGAATGA
- a CDS encoding GNAT family N-acetyltransferase produces the protein MIEIVFEETEKRTAAYDGERRVGLCAYAEDGAVWTAYHTEVDPAYGGRGIAARLVDELVRAARERGVRIVPTCSYVLRRFEKKAECRSAQS, from the coding sequence GTGATCGAAATCGTCTTTGAGGAAACGGAGAAACGCACGGCCGCCTACGACGGCGAAAGGCGCGTGGGACTGTGCGCCTATGCCGAAGACGGCGCAGTCTGGACCGCGTATCACACCGAAGTCGATCCCGCCTACGGCGGGCGGGGCATCGCCGCGCGCCTGGTGGACGAACTGGTTCGGGCGGCCCGCGAGCGCGGCGTCAGAATTGTGCCGACGTGCTCCTATGTGCTCCGTCGGTTTGAGAAGAAGGCGGAGTGCCGCTCCGCTCAGAGCTGA
- a CDS encoding biotin transporter BioY encodes MEKNRVRNMAAVAVMTALMCVLGPLSVPVGPVPFSLQVFVVYLSVYALGARRGALAVVLYLLIGCVGLPVFSGFAGGPGKLFGPTGGFLVGFVPLAAVSGWFIDRWESNVVVQFAGMLLGLATLYLFGAAWLAKVANLSFDTSMAAAVYPFIPVDALKIVLAILLGRVLRRRLRAAGTQGEPPER; translated from the coding sequence ATGGAGAAGAATCGTGTCAGGAATATGGCGGCGGTCGCAGTGATGACGGCGCTGATGTGCGTGCTGGGGCCGCTGTCGGTGCCCGTCGGGCCGGTCCCTTTTTCCCTTCAGGTATTCGTCGTCTACCTTTCGGTGTATGCTCTCGGCGCCCGGCGCGGCGCGTTAGCCGTCGTCCTCTATCTGCTGATCGGCTGTGTCGGGCTGCCGGTGTTTTCGGGATTTGCCGGCGGTCCGGGCAAACTGTTCGGGCCGACGGGCGGCTTCCTCGTCGGCTTTGTTCCACTGGCGGCGGTCAGCGGCTGGTTCATCGACCGCTGGGAAAGCAACGTCGTCGTGCAGTTCGCCGGGATGCTGCTGGGGCTGGCCACGCTTTATCTGTTCGGCGCCGCGTGGTTGGCGAAAGTCGCGAATCTGAGCTTTGACACGAGCATGGCCGCGGCGGTTTACCCGTTCATCCCCGTCGACGCACTGAAGATCGTGTTGGCGATCCTGCTCGGCCGCGTGCTGCGCCGCCGCCTGCGCGCCGCCGGGACACAGGGCGAGCCCCCGGAACGTTAA
- a CDS encoding alanyl-tRNA editing protein: protein MDEMNELYYRLPYVKEFDAVVTGCAPGKNGFEVTLSQTAFYPEGGGQLADSGVIGDAAVSDTRRKDGAIVHYADKPLPVGSVQHGAIDWQKRFDHMQAHSGEHIVSGLVHRRWGYDNVGFHMAADKVTVDFNGPIGEEQLAELERDANAAIYANLPVRVAFPSPEELAALDYRSKKELSGAVRLVEFPGVDLCACCGTHVERSGEIGLIKFIAMARYKGGVRIEMLCGRLAMQDYARKNEQEREIGRIFSAKPYETVEAVRQHVAAAEAAEARASELARRYFELRTAQFPAGDGLLIDFEEGFKPAELRKFCDALVSGGKAKTAAVLSPAESNGRKGWNYVICAREPVLREAVKTLNKELGGRGGGDPTLVQGTFFAGRADIERALEAICR, encoded by the coding sequence ATGGACGAGATGAACGAACTGTACTACCGGCTTCCTTATGTAAAAGAATTCGACGCCGTCGTCACCGGCTGTGCGCCCGGCAAAAACGGCTTCGAGGTGACGCTTTCGCAGACCGCTTTCTATCCCGAAGGCGGCGGCCAGCTCGCCGACAGCGGCGTTATCGGCGATGCGGCCGTCAGCGACACGCGCCGCAAAGACGGCGCCATTGTCCATTACGCCGACAAGCCGCTCCCGGTCGGCAGCGTCCAGCATGGCGCGATCGACTGGCAGAAACGATTCGACCACATGCAGGCCCATTCCGGCGAGCACATCGTCTCCGGTCTGGTCCACAGGCGCTGGGGCTACGACAACGTCGGCTTCCACATGGCTGCCGACAAAGTCACCGTCGATTTCAACGGCCCCATCGGCGAGGAACAGCTCGCCGAACTGGAACGCGATGCCAACGCCGCGATCTACGCCAACCTTCCCGTGCGCGTCGCGTTCCCTTCGCCGGAAGAGCTGGCGGCGCTCGATTACCGCAGCAAGAAGGAACTGAGCGGCGCCGTGCGCCTCGTCGAATTTCCCGGCGTCGATCTCTGCGCGTGCTGCGGCACTCACGTGGAGCGCAGCGGCGAAATCGGCCTGATCAAGTTCATCGCCATGGCCCGCTACAAGGGCGGCGTCAGGATCGAGATGCTCTGCGGCCGTCTCGCCATGCAGGATTACGCGCGCAAAAACGAGCAGGAGCGCGAGATCGGGCGCATCTTTTCCGCCAAGCCCTACGAGACCGTCGAAGCCGTGCGCCAGCACGTCGCCGCCGCCGAAGCGGCGGAAGCCCGCGCCTCCGAGCTGGCGCGCCGCTACTTCGAACTGCGCACCGCGCAGTTCCCCGCCGGCGACGGTCTGCTGATCGATTTCGAAGAAGGCTTCAAGCCCGCGGAGCTGCGCAAGTTCTGCGACGCCCTCGTCTCCGGCGGCAAGGCGAAGACGGCCGCCGTTCTCTCCCCCGCCGAAAGCAACGGCAGAAAAGGCTGGAACTACGTGATCTGCGCCCGCGAACCCGTGCTGCGCGAGGCCGTCAAAACGCTCAACAAAGAGCTCGGCGGCCGCGGCGGCGGCGACCCGACGCTCGTACAGGGAACGTTCTTCGCCGGGCGCGCCGACATCGAGCGCGCGCTCGAAGCGATCTGCCGATGA